A single genomic interval of Primulina huaijiensis isolate GDHJ02 chromosome 7, ASM1229523v2, whole genome shotgun sequence harbors:
- the LOC140980416 gene encoding LOW QUALITY PROTEIN: HVA22-like protein a (The sequence of the model RefSeq protein was modified relative to this genomic sequence to represent the inferred CDS: substituted 2 bases at 2 genomic stop codons) has translation MGSGDNIFSVVAKNIDVLAMPLVSLVFPLYCTCYETSCLQLYISVIILSXICXKYKKSFHRXIRFPIWSYAKLMAICWLVLPYFNGAAYVYENYIRPFYKNPQVKIWYIPRIKDAFSKPDDILTAAEKYIEENGPEAFERMIARADREARDRRSSYSIFHDGYEY, from the exons ATGGGCTCTGGAGACAATATTTTTTCAGTGGTGGCAAAGAATATTGATGTTCTTGCCAT GCCTTTGGTCTCCCTTGTTTTCCCACT ATATTGTACGTGTTACGAGACCA GCTGTTTGCAATTATATATATCAGTTATAATATTGTCATAAATCTGTTGAAAATACAAGAAATCATTTCATAGANCTATTAGGTTTCCGATTTGGTCTTACGCGAAGTTGATGGCGATATGCTGGTTGGTGCTGCCTTACTTCAACGGGGCAGCGTACGTGTACGAGAATTACATAAGACCGTTTTACAAGAATCCTCAGGTTAAAATATGGTACATTCCTCGGATAAAGGATGCCTTCAGCAAGCCAGATGATATTTTAACTGCTGCAGAAAAATACATAGAAGAGAATGGACCTGAAGCTTTCGAAAGGATGATAGCAAGG GCTGATAGAGAAGCAAGAGACAGGCGTAGCAGCTACTCAATCTTTCATGATGGTTATGAATATTGA
- the LOC140981535 gene encoding probable glutathione S-transferase yields the protein MGEVKLLGCWRSPFSWRVEMALKLKGVEYEYVEEDLSNKSPLLLQSNPVHKKIPVLLHNAKPIPESLVILEYIDETWENGRPILPKNPYDRAMARFWAKFFDETCLPAFMKAYLSAEEEQVKAKEEVEKLLKFLDDELKGKKFFGGDSIGFVDIAGNFLAYWCVIIAELVGIELITKDKFPNLCAWIEEYLNSSFVKQHMPDREKLTESLRARFQKTSTAK from the exons ATGGGGGAAGTGAAGCTACTTGGTTGTTGGCGAAGCCCATTCAGCTGGAGAGTGGAAATGGCGCTGAAACTCAAAGGAGTAGAATATGAATACGTAGAAGAAGATCTAAGCAACAAGTCCCCTCTACTTCTTCAAAGCAATCCAGTTCACAAAAAGATTCCTGTCTTGCTACATAATGCTAAGCCAATCCCCGAGTCATTGGTGATTCTTGAATACATCGATGAAACTTGGGAAAATGGGCGGCCCATCTTGCCGAAAAATCCTTATGACAGAGCCATGGCGCGCTTCTGGGCTAAATTCTTTGACGAGACG tGCTTGCCAGCATTTATGAAGGCTTATCTGAGTGCAGAGGAGGAGCAAGTAAAGGCTAAGGAAGAAgtagaaaaattgctaaaattTCTTGACGATGAACTGAAAGGCAAAAAATTCTTCGGGGGAGATAGCATTGGATTTGTTGATATTGCTGGCAATTTTCTTGCCTATTGGTGTGTGATTATTGCTGAACTGGTGGGAATCGAACTCATAACCAAGGATAAGTTTCCAAACTTGTGTGCTTGGATCGAGGAGTACTTGAACTCGAGCTTTGTTAAGCAACATATGCCTGATCGGGAAAAATTGACCGAGAGTTTACGGGCTCGGTTTCAAAAGACTAGCACTGCTAAGTGA